In Felis catus isolate Fca126 chromosome B1, F.catus_Fca126_mat1.0, whole genome shotgun sequence, the sequence cgattctgtgtctccctctctctctgacccttccccgttcatgctctgtctctctctgtcccaaaagaaataaataaacgttgaaaaaaaaatttttttttaaaaaaatacccagttttaaaatatttgaactaTGAACTTTACAAAAACTTTTAAGCAGAGATATAAAGTGTTTCATATGCCTACACACACAATTAACTAACAGtttgctacattttatttttaaggaatttttatttaatacatgaaTTTAAGTAACAGAAATGGGAGTGAAATCAGGTCTTCTGATTCCAAATTCTTCCCTGTTTCTAGCACATACACTACAAGTAACATAAGTAGCCTTAAGACACGCTAAGACATCAATATTATCATCGACATCCAATATTCACAAGTTAATGATGATAAATTTACTATTTCACCttatcaaataaattaataatgtatTAACTCATTGAACGAGTATTATTACTAAATAATTGTCagataaatgttaattattattttaattaactgaATTATTGGAATAATTTACTAGATTGATAATAAGGATAATAActtaatgacataaaaaaaactaatgagacttcctctcttatttttaaatcctttctttttcaaaatgttatcttAGAAAGTCCAAATGTTTTTATTCCTTGTTTGAAGTTTCTAGAcctttttaaactgaatttttattgTCAATCAACTTTGGCTGTACTTCAGAAACTTACCCTAGATTCTCACTCCCACCATTATGACGCTGCAGCCTAATACTCTAAAAACCCTCTCTAACCAAAATGTTCTACTTCTCAGCTCCCTTTCACCCCTTCTTTCTTGACACTTCTCTGTTAACTTCATCAAAGCCCTGACCCTTCCATCTTCCTTTGAGACTGTCTACCTTCtcctggtttctctctctgccctgctcaacCTCAAGCCCCATTGTCCAGAGGTGATAGCCTATTTTCTTATCTCCAGAGCACTCCATTTCTTGCACCTGGAAACTTCCTATGGTGTCTCCCAGCAAAACACCAAACCCAGATCAGTGATATCTCTCCAGAGAAATGAGTGTCTCAGAAGACACCACACCAGAGTGACTTGTTCCTACTCACTCTATTCCTGTCTCACCTCAGCAAAGCTGAAACCACAGCTACCAACACTCGTACTTGACTGCAATCACCATACTCTCACTTCCTCCGGGTAAAGCAGACAATGAGACCTACTAAGACTCTTAAATCACTCCTGCCCCCAGTTTCCCTGGGATCTTACTCCATGAGCCATCAGAAGCACATTCAAGTTTTTCTCAGTTtgaagatatagatagatagatagatagatagatagatgataggtagacaATAGATTGATAGATGATTAATGgtggtaaatgaatgaatacatagatGTAACTCACTTGATTCTCAGATCCTTAGAAATACAGTACAATGTATCTCCTCATCTTCACAATTTAACCTTTAGGAGGCACTATATTCCAAAGGCTATAGTCTCTATTCCTCATTTTCAAGTCACTTCTCAACCCACTTACAGGGGCTTTTTGTCCTCACTTAAACTTACCGCAGAAAATCTCCAATGACCCCCTTAGCTGCCAAATTAGTGGATACTCTTTCATACACTGCTTAATTGACACTGTGAATTATTCCCTTCTGGAAAAGTCTACACTTCTGTGATTTCTAAGATTTTGAGtaacctcttttctctctctctctctctcttttttttttttttttttttttgttcttctttccctctgttcACTGATGAAACATTTGTGTTTCTCAATGTCCTGTCATCAGCTCACTGGTGaacttattttaaatgctttctctgattGTCCTCATTCATTCTGGTGCTTTCAACTAGTGTGATcattcccatatatatatatatatatatatagactcaCAAAGATCTGTACATATGCATAAGGGTATCTGCAAATGTACATaggaatgggtgtgtgtgtgtgtgtgtgtgtgtgtgtgtgtgtgaatgtgtgtcactacacacacacaaaaacaaaacaaaaatccataaaTATCCATAAATGTCTCCAGCCAGTCCAGCTGTCTTCCCCAGGGTTTGGGAATCACGTAATCAACTGGCTTCTGGAGATCTCTCCCTACACACCCTATGCAGATGTAAACTCAATGCTTTAaaattgaatgtattttttttctcccagatcAGTGCTACATCCATTGAGACCCCTAAATTAAAAACCTCAAATTCATCTTTGACTCTTTTACTATGTATTTCTAATCAAACATAAAGTCTTATTAATTCTATTCAATCaatattttttcctctacttCCCTTGTCTAGAAAAAACATCCTGACTCAGTGGGATTACTAAATGTCCGATCCAATCATTACCTCCAAATGGTCCATCATCTGGAAAACACCCAATATGGAAATACCCAGATCACTTGTCTACCTAAAAATCCTGTGTGTCTCACACAGCCTTCAAGTAATCAAGGCtcaggggaagggacagggattTGTAAACCCTGGAGCAAGCTTCTGCCTACTGGAGACCGTTGCTATGTAGAGACCCTGGGTGAAGCCACCATCACCATGTCTGACCAGGAAGCAAAACCTTCAGCTGAGGAATTGAGggatgagaaggaaggagaatacATTAAACTCCAAGTCATTGGACAGGAGAGCAGTGAGATCCACTTCAAAGTAAAAATGACAAGGCATCTCAAGAGGCTCAAAGAAGCATACTGTCAAACACAGGGAGTGCCAGTAAATTCAGTCAGATTTCTCTTTGCAGGTCAGGGAATTGCTGGGAATCACACTCCAAAAGAACTGGGAATGAAGGAAGATGTGATTGAAGTTCATCAGGAACAAACAGGGGGACGTTCAATgatttagatattctttttttttctttactctcgatccttttttatttttaaaaatgtgttttttataatGTAGGTGTTCAACACAGACTGGAAAACGGGCACCCATCTCTTTAAAACATCTGATGATTTGAATTCTCGTGTCCATGATTCATTTCCACTTGTTTTCGTTGTGCTGATTTTTGGTGATCAAACTTCAGCCCCCTTCATATTGcactctcctttttaaaaattacatgtgggggcacctgggtggcacagtcggttaagcatccgacttcagccaggtcacgatctcgcggtccgtgagttcgagccccgcgtcaggctctgggctgatggctcagagcctggagcctgtttccgattctgtgtctccctctctctctgcccctcccccgttcatgctctgtctctctctgtcccaaaataaataaacgttgaaaaaaaaattaaaaaaaaaattacatgtgagCACAGAAAGGCCACCTTTTCCGGGTCTGTGTATTTTCAAGCTTGCGATAAATAAGATTGAAAAATGAGGGTGTTCATAATAACTTTCCAATCAACCCTGAAGTTCCCACATCTGATTTCTTCACTCCTGGACTATGACTGTGGGTGATGGAAGTTTTTCAGAAAACTGAACTGTGAAAAAATGACCTTTCCTTAACTTGAAGCTCCTTTTAAAATGTGAGGGTCTGaaccaaaagaagagaaacatcaggggcacctgggtgacccagttggttaagctttagactttggctcagggcatgatctcacagttcatgaattcaagccccacatcaggctctctgttctcagcccagagcctacttcaaatttctgtcgccctctctctacccttctcctgtccatgctctctctctctctctctctctctctctctctctctctttctcaaaaataaataaacattaaaaaaaagagagaagaaaaatatcagactGGAGTCAAGACATCTGTCAAGAGACAGTGAAAGTGAAGACTAACTCCAAAGATGGCTTCactgaagaaaaagcattttaagataaaagaaaaatcttgtcaGAAGATCCCAGAAAAGTCCTAATTTTCACTAGCAGTTAATAAATTTACTCATGCAGAAGTGTATTCAACAGAGCCctgctcttttttaattttatttgtactttttggcCGGGGATATGGGTTTCCAATGGACATTGTCTGTACCAccttcattaaaataaacaaacgatttgtaaaagccataaaaacaaacaaaaacaaagaccaaacacaaaaccaaaaatcaaggCTTATTCCCTGCAACTTCTTTTACCTCATTTCTCCAAGACATATTGAACTCAAGGGCAGACCCAGCTCTGGTGGGGCCCGAGGCAACTACAACGTGGTGAGGGAACcctttttaaggggaaaaaaaaatgatccaaaaggaaatatttatttcacataaaaaaagaaatcacagcaaATGTCGAAACCTGGACATGCAGGTCCCCATCCTGGACCTCTTAGTAGGCAAACAAGCAGAAATGTTGACACAGAAATGGCTCCAGATCTCAACCTGGCCATCCATTCCACCTAAAGCCTCCACAACCTGCAGCAACTCCTAGAACTCATCAGGGACTGTTCAGGTAAGAGAACCTGATGATGCAACTTGATTGGCTTTCCAGTGAACTCCACTCTCCTTGAACTTTAAGTTCCAGCAAGCTAACCAGTGTTTCAAACACACCCCATCCCCTGTGCTGCCTTTTTTGCCTTTGCTCATGCATGAAATGCACTTGTCTGTTCCATGCTCTGGACAGCCTTCATCCCTCCATCTTAcctaaatcattttaatttattgctCAACATCTAGCTCAGGTGTTACCTGATTCTTCCAACCTGGGTGACTCCTCTTCTCAGGGTTCTTTTAATTCCAAGTGGAgctctttccaaatatttgcaaGGCCCAGGGCAAAAATTCAACCGGAAGCCCTCTCGTTCCCTatccaaatatttgaaagttacaaACCCAGCTGACAAACTGTTAAATAAGAtatattctttcctcctgccCTGAGAAATATATCTTCTGGATGGCTGAGTTCAAGGTTAGAATGCTTGAACTCCTGGCAGGTCGAGGCCAGAACCGGACACACTGGGAGAGctggccccagccccaccaccaCATTGACCTCTCTGCATAACCAGCTCCCTCCTCAAACGTCCTTCCACGCTGCAATAGCTTCcacatatacacgcacacacacatggacTGCCAGCCCCGTCCAagctctatctttttttttttaatttttttaggatttattcattttttagagacagagcatgagtgggggaggagtagagagagagggagacacagaatccgaagcaggctccaggctctgagctgtcagcagagagcctgatgcggggctcaaacccacgaactgtgagatcatgacctgagctaaagtcagacattcagctgactgagccatccaggcgccccccaagctCCATCTTTTACCCTGCAAACAGCTACCCCAGGACCATCCCTCAGGCCAAGGTGGGTGCATACATACCTGCGGCACAGCCCAGAAAATGGACTTAGGACAAAGGACAGTGCAGAGAATTCCAAGCCCAGTGCATGATCCAGACAGGGAGACAAACTCTGGGTTGATTACATTCACTTGGCTCTCCAAACTCTCCCACCTATGGGAAGGGCCATAGCCAAAGCAGAGACCAGAGTGAGGCTTTCTAGAGCACACACAGGCCAGGGCTGGAGCCCCTCTTGCCTGAGTCTCAGGGAGATACTGTTTGAGTGAATGAT encodes:
- the LOC101086141 gene encoding uncharacterized protein LOC101086141, with product MLAQHPLEEKWREFFPATQGRHRSKKHPDSVGLLNVRSNHYLQMVHHLENTQYGNTQITCLPKNPVCLTQPSSNQGSGEGTGICKPWSKLLPTGDRCYVETLGEATITMSDQEAKPSAEELRDEKEGEYIKLQVIGQESSEIHFKVKMTRHLKRLKEAYCQTQGVPVNSVRFLFAGQGIAGNHTPKELGMKEDVIEVHQEQTGGRSMI